A section of the Saccharopolyspora gregorii genome encodes:
- a CDS encoding glycoside hydrolase family 65 protein: protein MTDDRAWTFSGFDPADEGRREALCVLGNGYFATRGAAPEAEDDGVHYPGTYAAGCYDRRTAEVAGQEITTESMVNLPNWLPLTFRFDDGDWFDLSRCTLLEHEIALDLERGLLSRRCRFRDRAGRTTTLTQRRIVHMGLPHLAALETTLVPEDHSSTITFRSGLDGRVRNTGVARYEALEGAHLTGFEVHEHSPETLGLRARTAWSRIEVAEAARTRVRTDGREPNVPRTTVVEADRIAHELVVAARPGERVVIEKVVALHTSRDRAISEPAAESAELVAEAGGFESLLETHQAAWLKSWRAFRCGIRGAGDIRRAVRLHLFHLLQTISPNSADLDVGVPARGLHGEAYRGHVFWDELFVLPVLALRAADEARALLLYRYRRLHQARSAARRAGRAGAMFPWQSGSNGREESQRLHLNPRSRRWLTDDTHLQRHIGIAIAYNTGHYYQSTADTAFLRDFGAELILDITRFAAGLARYDPSRDRYVVEGVVGPDEYHTAYPGAATAGIDNNAYTNVMLAWLCRTAVRVLTVLAPERRRELMAELGLREAELARWKRLSRKLFVPFHDGIPSQFEGYHELAELDWHGYRRRYGDIRRLDRILEAEGDDPNRYQASKQADVLMLFYLLSAEELRDVLAGLGYPFPAHRIPETIEHYLRRTSHGSTLSSVVHAWVLARSDRQRAWEHFHRVLEADVHDTRGGSTREGVHLAAMAGSIDLLQRCFAGVEARQEALRLNPCWPPELGELELDLRYREHPVSLSVTGRTAVVRVGRGGPTGGSIRCACGDCEVELAPGDGATFRWERGEAARVRVRRDRTGPGTATADRRNRSAG from the coding sequence ATGACCGATGATCGCGCGTGGACGTTCAGCGGCTTCGACCCCGCCGACGAGGGGCGGCGGGAGGCGCTGTGCGTGCTGGGCAACGGCTACTTCGCCACCCGCGGGGCGGCTCCGGAGGCGGAGGACGACGGGGTGCACTACCCCGGCACGTACGCGGCGGGGTGCTACGACCGCCGGACCGCCGAGGTCGCCGGGCAGGAGATCACCACGGAGTCGATGGTGAACCTGCCGAACTGGTTGCCGCTGACGTTCCGCTTCGACGACGGCGACTGGTTCGACCTGAGCCGGTGCACGCTGCTGGAGCACGAGATCGCACTGGACCTCGAACGGGGGCTGCTGAGCAGGCGGTGCCGGTTCCGCGACCGGGCCGGGCGCACCACGACCTTGACGCAGCGCCGCATCGTCCACATGGGACTCCCGCACCTGGCGGCGCTGGAGACCACGCTCGTTCCCGAGGACCACAGCAGCACCATCACCTTCCGCAGCGGCCTCGACGGCCGGGTGCGCAACACCGGAGTCGCCCGGTACGAAGCGCTGGAGGGTGCTCACCTCACCGGATTCGAGGTGCACGAGCACTCGCCCGAAACCCTCGGCCTGCGGGCTCGCACCGCCTGGTCGCGCATCGAAGTCGCCGAAGCGGCACGCACCCGCGTCAGGACCGACGGCCGGGAGCCGAACGTTCCGCGAACGACCGTGGTGGAAGCCGACCGCATCGCGCACGAGCTCGTGGTGGCCGCGCGGCCCGGCGAGCGCGTCGTGATCGAGAAGGTCGTGGCACTGCACACCTCGCGCGACCGTGCGATCTCGGAGCCGGCGGCGGAGTCCGCGGAGCTGGTCGCCGAGGCCGGCGGGTTCGAATCGCTGCTGGAGACGCACCAAGCGGCCTGGCTCAAGTCGTGGCGGGCCTTCCGCTGCGGGATCCGCGGCGCCGGGGACATCCGCCGCGCGGTGCGCCTGCACCTGTTCCACCTCCTCCAGACGATCTCGCCGAACAGCGCCGACCTGGACGTGGGCGTCCCCGCTCGGGGTCTGCACGGCGAGGCGTACCGGGGCCACGTGTTCTGGGACGAGCTGTTCGTGCTGCCGGTTCTGGCGTTGCGCGCCGCCGACGAGGCTCGCGCGTTGCTGCTGTACCGGTACCGGCGGCTGCACCAGGCGCGCAGCGCCGCACGCCGCGCCGGGCGGGCCGGCGCGATGTTCCCGTGGCAGAGCGGCAGCAACGGCCGGGAGGAGAGCCAACGCCTGCACCTCAACCCGCGATCGCGGCGGTGGCTGACCGACGACACCCACTTGCAGCGGCACATCGGCATCGCGATCGCGTACAACACGGGGCACTACTACCAGTCGACCGCGGACACGGCGTTCCTCCGCGACTTCGGCGCGGAGCTGATCCTGGACATCACCCGGTTCGCCGCCGGCCTCGCCCGCTACGACCCGAGCCGGGACCGCTACGTCGTCGAAGGAGTGGTCGGCCCGGACGAATACCACACCGCCTACCCGGGCGCCGCCACCGCCGGGATCGACAACAACGCCTACACCAACGTCATGCTCGCGTGGCTGTGCCGGACGGCCGTCCGGGTGCTCACCGTTCTCGCGCCGGAGCGCCGACGGGAGCTCATGGCCGAGCTGGGACTGCGCGAAGCCGAGCTCGCTCGTTGGAAGCGGTTGTCCCGCAAGCTGTTCGTGCCCTTCCACGACGGCATCCCGAGCCAGTTCGAGGGCTACCACGAGCTGGCCGAGCTCGACTGGCACGGCTACCGGCGGCGCTACGGCGACATCCGTCGCCTGGACCGCATCCTGGAGGCCGAGGGCGACGACCCGAACCGCTACCAGGCCTCCAAGCAGGCCGATGTGCTCATGCTGTTCTACCTGCTGTCCGCGGAAGAGCTGCGCGACGTCCTCGCGGGACTGGGCTATCCGTTCCCGGCCCACCGGATCCCGGAGACGATCGAGCACTACCTGCGGCGCACCAGTCACGGCTCGACCCTCAGCTCCGTGGTGCACGCCTGGGTGCTGGCCAGGTCCGACCGGCAGCGGGCGTGGGAGCACTTCCACCGGGTGCTGGAGGCCGACGTGCACGACACCCGCGGCGGCAGCACCCGCGAAGGTGTCCACCTCGCCGCGATGGCCGGGAGCATCGACCTGCTCCAGCGCTGCTTCGCCGGGGTCGAGGCCAGGCAGGAGGCGCTGCGGCTCAACCCGTGCTGGCCACCGGAGCTGGGCGAGCTGGAGCTCGACCTGCGCTACCGGGAGCACCCGGTGTCCCTGTCGGTCACCGGCCGCACCGCGGTGGTGCGGGTCGGCCGAGGCGGCCCCACCGGCGGCTCGATCAGGTGCGCCTGCGGGGACTGCGAGGTGGAGCTGGCCCCCGGTGACGGCGCGACGTTCCGCTGGGAGCGGGGGGAGGCCGCTCGGGTGCGGGTCCGCCGCGACAGGACGGGGCCGGGCACCGCCACGGCGGATCGGCGGAACCGCTCCGCGGGCTGA
- a CDS encoding universal stress protein, giving the protein MARHASLLVLGSRGHRALHDAVLGSVALEVATRSPCPAVVVRGAAEQVRRETVVAGVDGSVQGDRALEFACEAAEALRCDVVAVQAAPDSAFIPGPFEHPDREELVERAERALAEAVAGFAPDHPDVTVRRLTSSMDPISALTEAASGARLLVVGRRGSGGFSEALLGSVSRGVLHRAACPVAVVPPEGARPGRSG; this is encoded by the coding sequence GTGGCGCGCCACGCATCGCTGCTGGTGCTCGGATCGCGTGGACACCGGGCGCTGCACGACGCCGTGCTCGGCTCGGTGGCCCTGGAAGTCGCGACGCGCTCCCCGTGCCCGGCGGTGGTGGTGCGCGGGGCGGCCGAGCAGGTGCGGCGCGAAACCGTCGTGGCCGGTGTCGACGGGTCGGTCCAGGGGGACCGCGCCCTGGAATTCGCCTGCGAGGCGGCGGAAGCGCTGCGCTGCGACGTGGTCGCGGTGCAGGCGGCGCCGGATTCGGCGTTCATCCCCGGCCCGTTCGAGCACCCGGACCGCGAGGAACTGGTCGAGCGCGCGGAGCGCGCACTCGCTGAAGCGGTGGCCGGGTTCGCCCCGGACCACCCCGACGTCACCGTGCGCCGCCTCACCAGCTCGATGGACCCGATCTCCGCCTTGACCGAGGCCGCGAGCGGTGCCCGCCTGCTGGTCGTGGGGCGTCGCGGATCCGGTGGGTTCTCCGAGGCGCTGCTGGGATCGGTCTCGCGCGGCGTGCTGCACCGGGCTGCCTGCCCGGTCGCCGTGGTGCCACCGGAAGGTGCGCGCCCCGGCCGGAGCGGCTGA
- a CDS encoding universal stress protein — protein sequence MPGCAIAVDGTPESERAVEWACANAALCGDELLLITIGTGPHPGGTRPGWLTDLAAQIRERNARLDECASRRGPAGPFPGS from the coding sequence ATGCCGGGGTGCGCGATCGCGGTGGACGGCACACCCGAATCCGAGCGCGCGGTCGAGTGGGCCTGCGCGAACGCGGCGCTCTGCGGCGACGAGCTGCTGTTGATCACCATCGGCACCGGGCCGCATCCGGGCGGGACCCGTCCCGGCTGGCTGACCGACCTCGCCGCGCAGATCCGTGAACGCAACGCCCGCCTCGACGAGTGCGCGTCGAGGCGCGGACCGGCCGGGCCGTTCCCCGGCTCCTGA
- a CDS encoding universal stress protein → MSSARPGPVVAGFSGTPGSRQALRWACREAAVRRRELHLVRAFSTPLEELTRIHFPAEPVDFGLLHADVEHEVSGTVAECARDWPELTITGESRLGHPALVLREAAEDGDLLVLGPAQHGRLHHCLLGSTSDELLRGSAVPVVFARGTEWAERHRVVVGVDGSRISARAVGFAFDHAARHGAELVAALAWDELPRDAIAPARWSLDWTDVTRGCERQLAESLAGWQEQYPDVPVRHEVTTTELPAELLLRHAREAGLVVVGRHGRFLMHAAMVGSTGRAVAHRAPCPVAVVP, encoded by the coding sequence ATGAGCAGTGCCCGGCCCGGTCCGGTCGTCGCGGGGTTCAGCGGAACGCCCGGATCCCGGCAAGCGCTGCGGTGGGCGTGCCGCGAAGCCGCGGTGCGGCGGCGAGAACTGCACCTCGTGCGCGCGTTCTCCACGCCGCTGGAGGAGCTGACGCGGATCCACTTCCCCGCCGAGCCCGTCGACTTCGGACTGCTGCACGCGGACGTGGAGCACGAGGTGAGCGGGACGGTCGCGGAGTGCGCGCGGGACTGGCCGGAGTTGACCATCACGGGCGAGAGCCGGCTCGGGCACCCCGCGCTGGTGTTGCGGGAAGCCGCGGAGGACGGCGACCTGCTCGTGCTCGGACCCGCACAGCACGGGCGGCTGCACCACTGCCTGCTCGGATCCACGTCCGACGAGCTGCTGCGGGGCTCCGCGGTGCCCGTCGTCTTCGCCCGCGGGACGGAGTGGGCGGAACGCCACCGAGTCGTGGTCGGCGTCGACGGCTCCCGGATCAGCGCCCGGGCCGTGGGATTCGCCTTCGACCACGCGGCGCGGCACGGTGCCGAACTCGTCGCGGCTCTCGCCTGGGACGAGTTGCCGCGGGACGCGATCGCCCCGGCCAGGTGGAGCCTCGATTGGACCGACGTCACCCGCGGCTGCGAACGGCAGCTCGCCGAGTCCCTCGCCGGGTGGCAGGAGCAGTACCCCGACGTCCCGGTGCGGCACGAGGTCACGACGACGGAACTCCCGGCGGAGCTGCTGCTGCGCCACGCACGGGAAGCGGGGCTCGTGGTCGTGGGACGGCACGGCCGGTTCCTGATGCACGCGGCGATGGTGGGCTCCACCGGCCGTGCGGTCGCCCACCGGGCGCCGTGCCCCGTCGCCGTCGTGCCCTGA
- a CDS encoding zinc-dependent alcohol dehydrogenase family protein, protein MNAWIVREPGPLAEQPLRWVLRPVPSRDSGELLVRVLACGVCRTDLHLAEGDLPAHRRPVVPGHEVVGEVVACDPAATGFDLGERVGIPWLRGTCGRCGFCLRGRENLCPRSRFTGWDADGGYAEFTTVPAAYAYRLPAGYTDAEVAPLLCAGVIGYRAWRRAQVPAGGVLGLYGFGASAHLTAQVAVAGGARVHVLTRSARARALALDLGAATAGGLADEPPEPLDSAVLFAPVGELVPVALAALRRGGTLAIAGIHLTTIPELDYQRHLFHERALCSVTANTRGDGVDFLRFADQHRLRVTTTPYRLDRADAALRDLADDRVHGAAVLLPGG, encoded by the coding sequence ATGAACGCGTGGATCGTGCGCGAGCCCGGTCCGCTCGCGGAGCAGCCGTTGCGCTGGGTGCTGCGCCCCGTCCCGTCCCGGGACTCCGGCGAGCTGCTGGTGCGGGTGCTGGCCTGCGGGGTGTGCCGCACCGACCTGCACCTCGCCGAGGGCGACCTGCCCGCCCACCGCCGGCCCGTCGTGCCGGGCCACGAAGTCGTCGGAGAAGTAGTGGCCTGCGACCCGGCCGCCACCGGTTTCGACTTGGGCGAACGGGTCGGCATCCCGTGGTTGCGGGGCACGTGCGGGCGATGCGGGTTCTGCTTGCGGGGAAGGGAGAACCTCTGCCCCCGCTCGCGCTTCACCGGCTGGGACGCCGACGGGGGCTATGCCGAGTTCACCACGGTGCCCGCCGCCTACGCCTACCGGTTGCCTGCCGGGTACACCGACGCCGAGGTCGCACCGCTGCTGTGCGCCGGGGTGATCGGCTACCGGGCGTGGCGCCGAGCTCAGGTCCCCGCGGGCGGAGTGCTGGGCCTGTACGGGTTCGGCGCGAGTGCCCACCTGACCGCCCAAGTCGCCGTGGCCGGCGGCGCACGCGTGCACGTGCTCACCCGGTCCGCGCGCGCACGGGCGCTCGCGCTCGACTTGGGGGCGGCCACCGCCGGTGGCTTGGCGGACGAACCACCGGAACCGCTGGACTCGGCGGTGCTGTTCGCCCCCGTCGGCGAGCTGGTTCCCGTGGCGCTGGCCGCCTTGCGGCGCGGCGGGACGCTGGCGATCGCCGGCATCCACCTGACGACGATCCCGGAGCTCGACTACCAGCGGCACCTGTTCCACGAACGCGCGCTGTGCAGCGTCACCGCGAACACCCGGGGCGACGGGGTGGACTTCCTGCGCTTCGCCGACCAGCACCGCCTGCGGGTGACGACCACGCCGTACCGGCTGGACCGGGCCGACGCGGCGCTGCGGGACCTGGCCGACGATCGCGTGCACGGGGCCGCCGTCCTGCTGCCAGGCGGCTGA
- a CDS encoding HAD family hydrolase, whose product MVRIDPHEHGAALFDLDGVLTDTASVHRAAWKRLFDQYLAGRAERPGPFTEEDYLCHVDGRPRDDGVRAFLGSRGIDLPAGSPSDLPGRETLVGLGKLKDRYFRDAVGAHGARVLDGAVELVTSLRARRVRTAVVSASRNCALVLDGAGITGLFDVSVDGVVAAELGLRGKPDPATYLEAARRLGCAPRRSAVLEDAAVGVRAGRAGGFGLVIGVATAADPGSLRDSGADVVVRSLREVAVVGASPCEG is encoded by the coding sequence GTGGTCCGCATCGATCCGCACGAGCACGGCGCGGCGTTGTTCGACCTCGACGGGGTGCTGACCGACACGGCCTCGGTGCACCGCGCGGCGTGGAAGCGGCTGTTCGACCAGTACCTGGCGGGTCGAGCGGAGCGTCCCGGCCCGTTCACCGAGGAGGACTACCTGTGCCACGTCGACGGCAGACCTCGGGACGACGGTGTGCGCGCATTCCTGGGATCCAGGGGGATCGACCTCCCGGCCGGTTCCCCATCCGACCTTCCGGGGCGCGAAACGCTGGTAGGGCTGGGAAAGCTCAAGGACCGGTACTTCCGCGACGCGGTCGGCGCCCACGGCGCGCGTGTGCTGGACGGTGCGGTGGAGCTGGTCACGTCGTTGCGCGCGCGGCGCGTGCGGACGGCGGTCGTGTCGGCCAGCCGCAACTGCGCGCTGGTGCTGGACGGTGCGGGCATCACCGGGTTGTTCGACGTCTCGGTCGACGGCGTCGTGGCGGCGGAGCTGGGCCTGCGCGGCAAACCGGATCCGGCGACGTACCTGGAAGCCGCCCGCAGGCTCGGGTGCGCTCCCCGGCGATCAGCGGTCCTCGAGGACGCGGCGGTGGGTGTCCGGGCCGGTCGTGCCGGCGGGTTCGGCCTCGTCATCGGCGTGGCCACCGCCGCGGACCCCGGATCCCTGCGAGATTCCGGCGCGGACGTGGTGGTGCGTTCGCTGCGCGAGGTAGCGGTGGTCGGCGCATCGCCTTGCGAGGGCTGA
- a CDS encoding FCD domain-containing protein: protein MTAHRAFHRALYAASHNDVLIRMLDDVWDKSDRYRRIGLELPPGDEPRTRDHREHHELCDLIAAADAPGARELMRAHIERSLTGSAIDALERRERRERRSFPEAGSEAS, encoded by the coding sequence CTGACCGCCCACCGGGCGTTCCACCGCGCCCTCTACGCCGCCTCGCACAACGACGTGCTGATCCGGATGCTCGACGACGTCTGGGACAAGTCCGACCGCTACCGGCGGATCGGGCTGGAACTCCCGCCCGGCGACGAACCCCGCACCCGCGACCACCGCGAACACCACGAGCTGTGCGACCTCATCGCCGCCGCCGATGCGCCTGGAGCGCGCGAGCTCATGCGCGCGCACATCGAGCGCAGCCTCACCGGCTCCGCCATCGACGCCCTCGAACGCCGGGAACGCCGGGAACGCCGCAGCTTCCCGGAAGCGGGCTCCGAAGCCAGCTGA
- a CDS encoding alpha/beta hydrolase: protein METTPGQHPGAATTRRDVRFESGGRQCAAWLYTPAEAGGPRPLVVMAHGLGAVREWRLDAFAERFAEQGWMVLVFDYRYLGASEGSPRQLLDIDDQLDDWRAALAFGRSLPGVDTDRIAVWGTSFGGGHALRIASEDHQLAAVVAQCPFTDGPASLFSRLRSSPLSMLWLIAAGVLDTVGSLFGAKPVLAPVVGVWWMPAYLVSPTTIAEASRLLPPGTRLSPRTSAAVTKMSSLGRELSKNVETGGDPFRPADTGVGRDTLWGVLKGPDGGADSANGVAARLALRLPLYRPGKDLPKITAPTLLCVCEDDRAAPADTTARLAAGQDHVQVGRYEGDHFDIYVGDLFEHAVRDQTAFLATQFGRSTR, encoded by the coding sequence ATGGAGACGACACCAGGCCAGCACCCGGGCGCTGCCACCACGCGGCGCGATGTCCGGTTCGAGTCCGGTGGCCGGCAGTGCGCGGCGTGGCTGTACACCCCTGCCGAAGCGGGCGGACCGCGACCTCTGGTGGTCATGGCGCACGGACTCGGCGCGGTGCGGGAGTGGCGGCTGGACGCGTTCGCGGAGCGGTTCGCCGAGCAGGGCTGGATGGTGCTGGTGTTCGACTACCGGTACCTGGGGGCCAGCGAGGGCTCGCCGCGACAGCTGCTCGACATCGATGATCAGCTCGACGATTGGCGAGCCGCACTGGCCTTCGGCCGGTCGCTGCCAGGCGTCGACACCGATCGGATCGCGGTGTGGGGAACCTCGTTCGGCGGAGGCCATGCGCTGCGGATCGCGAGTGAGGACCACCAGCTGGCCGCTGTGGTGGCCCAGTGCCCGTTCACCGACGGCCCGGCTTCGCTGTTCTCACGTCTCCGCAGCTCACCGTTGAGCATGCTGTGGCTCATCGCCGCCGGGGTGCTCGACACCGTGGGGTCCTTGTTCGGCGCGAAGCCGGTGCTCGCTCCGGTGGTGGGCGTGTGGTGGATGCCCGCCTACCTCGTGTCGCCGACCACGATCGCCGAAGCCTCGCGGCTGCTGCCCCCGGGAACCCGGCTCTCCCCCCGGACCTCCGCGGCCGTGACCAAGATGTCGTCGCTGGGGAGGGAGCTGTCGAAGAACGTCGAGACCGGTGGCGATCCCTTCCGGCCCGCTGACACGGGGGTCGGCCGCGACACCCTCTGGGGCGTCCTCAAAGGACCCGACGGCGGGGCCGACAGCGCCAACGGGGTCGCGGCCCGGTTGGCGCTGCGGCTACCGCTGTACCGGCCGGGAAAGGACCTGCCGAAGATCACCGCGCCCACCCTGCTGTGCGTGTGCGAGGACGACCGGGCCGCACCCGCCGACACCACAGCCCGGCTCGCCGCCGGACAGGACCACGTGCAGGTCGGCCGCTACGAGGGCGACCACTTCGACATCTACGTGGGCGACCTGTTCGAGCACGCGGTGCGCGACCAGACCGCCTTCCTGGCAACGCAATTCGGCCGGAGCACGCGGTGA
- a CDS encoding TetR/AcrR family transcriptional regulator, with protein MARNRRPVPKEQKRDELLAAAARLLVIDGYEATSMSRLAQHAGVAPNTLYWYFRDKDELLVAVADRYFQALLHEHASLADRPLAEQFRWLIERLRPVKHLVATVHNRVAVSESVREWHTGFHRRFEDLFERQLADSLTAEHRTAQIAAATFVLEGAITHSIDEATTEQLCEITADRLHRAAEAERSRK; from the coding sequence ATGGCTCGTAACCGCCGCCCGGTCCCCAAGGAGCAGAAACGCGACGAGCTGCTGGCCGCTGCAGCGCGACTGCTCGTGATCGACGGCTACGAGGCCACCTCGATGAGCCGGCTCGCCCAGCACGCCGGTGTCGCCCCGAACACGCTCTACTGGTACTTCCGCGACAAGGACGAACTGCTCGTGGCCGTCGCCGACCGCTACTTCCAAGCGCTGCTGCACGAGCACGCCTCGCTGGCGGACCGTCCGCTCGCCGAGCAGTTCCGCTGGTTGATCGAGAGGCTGCGGCCGGTCAAGCACCTGGTCGCCACGGTGCACAACCGGGTCGCCGTCTCGGAGTCGGTCCGCGAGTGGCACACCGGCTTCCACCGGCGCTTCGAGGACCTCTTCGAGCGACAGCTCGCCGACTCCCTGACCGCCGAGCACCGCACCGCGCAAATCGCTGCCGCGACCTTCGTCCTCGAAGGCGCGATCACCCACAGCATCGACGAGGCCACCACGGAACAACTCTGCGAGATCACCGCCGATCGCCTGCACCGGGCGGCCGAGGCGGAGCGATCTAGGAAGTGA
- a CDS encoding LLM class flavin-dependent oxidoreductase: protein MQIGIGLPNQVRDVTASTIPRWAARAEEAEFSTLATTGRYAYPGVSDTVALAAAAGATTTIGLLSAVLLAPTWPGALLAKEIAGIDGVSGGRLTLGVGVGSREDEFTVPGHQLHGRGARLESDLATYREVWAGAPVGNGPNPAVPSGTRRVPMLFGGYTARALDRMVRWGEGYIGGSLPPAMTAPRFEAAKRAWQEAGRQGAPKLVVLAYFALGDTEAGRANIQDFYRLAPKEIATNAVLCTTRETIEQTITVYTGLGVDEIIFVPATDDPDEITRLADIVT from the coding sequence GTGCAGATCGGCATCGGACTTCCGAATCAGGTGCGTGATGTCACCGCATCGACCATTCCGCGCTGGGCCGCGCGGGCTGAGGAAGCGGAGTTCTCCACCCTCGCCACGACCGGGCGCTACGCGTACCCGGGCGTGAGTGACACCGTCGCGCTCGCGGCCGCGGCGGGGGCGACCACCACGATCGGACTGCTCAGCGCGGTCCTGCTGGCCCCGACGTGGCCTGGTGCCTTGCTGGCCAAGGAGATCGCGGGCATCGACGGTGTTTCCGGCGGCCGTCTCACGCTCGGCGTCGGCGTCGGCTCGCGCGAAGACGAGTTCACCGTGCCCGGGCACCAGCTGCACGGTCGCGGCGCGCGGTTGGAATCCGACCTGGCGACCTACCGCGAGGTCTGGGCCGGCGCCCCGGTCGGCAACGGACCGAACCCAGCCGTGCCATCGGGTACCCGGCGGGTCCCCATGTTGTTCGGCGGGTACACCGCTCGCGCGCTGGACCGCATGGTGCGCTGGGGCGAGGGCTACATCGGCGGTTCGCTGCCGCCGGCCATGACGGCGCCGCGCTTCGAGGCGGCGAAGCGGGCCTGGCAGGAGGCAGGCCGCCAGGGCGCCCCGAAACTCGTCGTGCTCGCCTACTTCGCACTGGGCGACACCGAGGCCGGACGGGCGAACATCCAGGACTTCTACCGGCTGGCCCCGAAGGAGATCGCCACCAACGCGGTGCTCTGCACCACCAGGGAGACGATCGAGCAGACCATCACCGTCTACACCGGCCTCGGTGTCGACGAGATCATTTTCGTTCCCGCCACCGACGACCCCGACGAGATCACCCGGCTCGCCGACATCGTCACCTGA
- a CDS encoding epoxide hydrolase family protein, which yields MASEPRPFRINIPDEDLVDLAERLDRTRWPDELPGAGWSYGVNKAWLRDLADHWREGYDWRAHEAALNAHPQFTVELDGQNIHFLHVRSPEPDATPLIITHGWPSTVADFHAILGPLTDPRAHGGDPAAAFHVVAPSLPGYAFSGPTHERGWGVHRTARAWAELMSRLGYERYAVQGGDFGSLIAPELGRVAGERVIGVHVNALAFAAWPMSPDERELLGEADRERALAHERWWYGRSGYLHEMSTRPQTIAYALNDSPVGQLAWNLEWFVDYDPEQTEQTPVDRDAILTNVTIFWLTRTAGSAARLYFEAGAELLAGRPSPSGAATAVANFPGDNAIQDLARLSNVVTRWREHDQGGHFPALQAPEVLIADVREFFRSLPGTP from the coding sequence ATGGCATCCGAACCTCGCCCATTCCGGATCAACATCCCTGACGAAGACCTCGTGGACCTGGCAGAGCGGCTGGACCGCACCCGCTGGCCCGATGAGCTGCCCGGCGCCGGTTGGTCCTACGGCGTCAACAAGGCATGGCTGAGGGATCTGGCCGATCACTGGCGCGAGGGCTACGACTGGCGAGCTCACGAGGCCGCGCTGAACGCGCACCCGCAGTTCACCGTCGAGCTCGACGGGCAGAACATCCACTTCCTGCACGTCCGCTCGCCCGAGCCGGACGCGACGCCCCTGATCATCACGCACGGGTGGCCCAGCACGGTCGCCGACTTCCACGCCATCCTCGGACCGCTGACCGATCCCCGCGCACACGGCGGCGACCCTGCCGCGGCCTTTCACGTAGTCGCGCCCTCGCTGCCCGGGTACGCCTTCTCCGGTCCGACCCACGAGCGCGGCTGGGGTGTCCACCGCACCGCCCGCGCTTGGGCCGAGCTGATGAGCAGGCTGGGGTATGAGCGCTACGCGGTCCAGGGCGGGGATTTCGGCAGCCTCATCGCACCCGAGCTGGGTCGGGTGGCCGGTGAACGGGTGATCGGGGTCCACGTCAACGCGTTGGCCTTCGCCGCCTGGCCCATGTCCCCCGACGAACGTGAACTGCTCGGCGAAGCCGATCGCGAACGGGCGCTCGCCCACGAGCGGTGGTGGTACGGGCGCTCGGGCTACCTGCACGAGATGAGCACCCGCCCGCAGACGATCGCCTACGCGCTCAACGACTCGCCGGTCGGGCAGCTGGCCTGGAACCTGGAGTGGTTCGTCGACTACGACCCCGAGCAGACCGAGCAGACCCCCGTCGACCGGGACGCGATCCTGACCAACGTCACCATCTTCTGGCTGACCAGGACCGCGGGCTCGGCGGCACGCCTCTACTTCGAGGCCGGAGCCGAGCTGCTGGCGGGGAGGCCGTCGCCATCGGGCGCTGCGACGGCGGTGGCGAACTTCCCCGGGGACAACGCCATCCAGGACCTGGCACGACTGTCCAATGTGGTCACACGCTGGCGGGAGCACGACCAGGGCGGGCACTTCCCCGCCCTGCAAGCACCGGAGGTGCTCATCGCCGACGTCCGGGAATTCTTCCGCTCCCTTCCTGGCACGCCCTGA
- a CDS encoding SRPBCC family protein, translating to MPSAPRPLLISRDIIIAAPPSAVFSALANPHRHADFDGSGTVRNTVSGPVRLNLGDTFKTAMKLFGVHYRIVNTVVEFEADRRIAWCHPGKHRWRYELDEVDGDTRVTETCDLTTSPVRGLLVRTPWPRWNAEGIEKTLPRLKALVENGA from the coding sequence ATGCCCTCCGCACCCCGCCCACTTCTGATCTCGCGCGACATCATCATCGCCGCACCACCCTCGGCGGTGTTCTCCGCACTCGCCAATCCGCACCGCCACGCCGATTTCGACGGTTCGGGCACCGTGCGGAACACGGTCTCGGGCCCGGTCCGGCTGAACCTGGGCGACACGTTCAAGACAGCCATGAAGCTGTTCGGCGTGCACTACCGGATCGTCAACACGGTCGTCGAGTTCGAGGCGGATCGGCGCATCGCGTGGTGCCACCCCGGCAAGCACCGCTGGCGCTACGAACTCGACGAGGTCGACGGCGACACGCGGGTGACCGAGACCTGCGACCTCACCACCTCGCCGGTCCGCGGACTACTCGTGCGCACACCGTGGCCCCGCTGGAACGCCGAGGGCATCGAGAAGACCCTGCCGCGGCTCAAGGCACTGGTCGAGAACGGCGCCTGA